Part of the Mytilus trossulus isolate FHL-02 chromosome 2, PNRI_Mtr1.1.1.hap1, whole genome shotgun sequence genome is shown below.
TCCTTCTTAAAACTCGAGTTCTTCATTAATTTACGCTGATATCTAAGTGAAAAAGCCGATTAAAaattacactaaaaaaaatgaagtcgaatgaataaaatagatatagtCCTATATGTTGAGGgccactgatgagttttatgaaAACGAAACGACCGACGTCTTCTTGTGTTAAAAATTGTGTATCTCTAGATTTTGTTATACCATTATgaatgtacatacatgtataaatttgaattgtttttcaacTCATTTGCAGTCTTGTAAAGTAGTCCAATACATCAACAGGTTTTCCAAGAGGCCGAATTACAGTTCGGGATGTGAAGAACGCGACGTAAGATTATACAGTCacctattttgttttaactgaaAAGAATTGATTGTAATTCAGAACGAACAAACAATCTGATGCTGCTTTAtgtgaaattaattgtttagaAAGAAATTACTGATACAGCGGAATAGTATAACAAAGTCACACTGACTTCACAATTGTCATTGTCTCCATCTAATGAAGTTTTCTGAATTGGTCGTTTCTTTGAAATTGAAGGCTAAAGATACAAACTGAACATGTAAACGCACGTATGAATAAAGAATTTAAAGAGAATTTTCAGAACTAAAAAAGTAttcataaaaattttaaattggtgAGGACCTACAAGTATAAAAAAGCAAAAGATTCAAAAACTTCATAGAAGGAGCAACATATaagattaagatttttttattaagctTATACTATATTGTACTGCTTGCAAACACAGCCATACCTTCCAAGGATTGCGTTCAATTTAGCATTAGAATACATTTAGAAGATATTTATCTTCCATTTATAGTACAATAAAAATGAGATTGGAAATaaggaatgtatcaaagagaaaacaacacGACCAAAGGGCAGATAACAGCCACAAACTATCGACAAACCCACAAACTATCATCTTTTTCGAATGATTTGAAAtacaaacattataatattaaacataACTAAAAAGAAAACCCTACTGAGGGTAATGGCGATATAGTGTTTTTATCCATAATACATTCACCTGACAAAAATAGCAGTATTGTATTTTTTCAGGAGTGTAACTTACTAAATGACAGCACAGAATGTTGCGATTCAGATTTCTGTAATGATAATCTACGTacgttttcttttcttttatatataatattagatGAACacaaataatcaaacaaatcgAATATTAGTACATATAAGTCATCGTATGGTCtttcataataatatataaaataataatcacCCGTATGAGGCCCTGAAGTTAAAAACGATAAACAAGTAAGAcctgatttattaaaaaaaacattgtaatatctgtgtcattttggtctcttgtggacagttatctcattggcaatcacaccacatcttcttttttatacgaAGCAATTGACTTTTAGCCTTCATACTTGGAACAGCCATAGTTTTGAATGTGTgtggttcatttttttgtgagtGCTCATTCTACCCCTAAATCCTTaccaatatacaaacaaaagaCAGAAAGAGCCAATCTGTGAATAAATACTTTTACAGTACATTTGCAGTTAAAAAATGTCTATTGactttttatgtttatgtttgtaCATACGAATCGTTTATGTTCAATACCGGTTACCATTTATGTAGCGATCacattttattataacataacatgtaaaacgttaaaaaagatataaaacacctgttggtgaccttctgctgtttttttttctttggttgggttgttgtctctttgacacattccccatttccattcttaattttatagctgaaatatcttttaaaaagacTAAAATCGCTTAGTGTATTGCTTGTCTTAAGAAATGGCCAgatttaagaattgaaaatgACACATCATAAACGGCATGCATCGAcgccattttctacattatcTTTCATAACAATCgtttaaaaccaaatatttgaaagcaaaatatgtaaaaaaaaaataaaaaataagacagtTTAAGCACTATTGAAACATCTTATAAATCTGTATTATTCAAATCCAAAATTAGAttactgttttttcttctttggaaTTTGTTTAACTCAGTAGAGGTTCCAGGGGGTTTTATTAGGTAGGGggtgttgggtttttttttattatctcttTGCCCTTTTTGAAACTGATCTGATTGAAGTATCTATAATCTTAATATTATGGTTTTCATTTTAGCTTGCAAAGTAAGACTGAACGATAATCCAGTTCTAAGTATACCATATGTAAACCAAGATCGAGATGTGAAATTTAACTGTACATTTAGAAGTTCAACATCTAGGATAGACGTTGTGTACAATGTGTCATGGACTGTAGATGGTCACCCTTTGAAGAACAGAAATGGAATTGATGAATTTACTGTATTAAGTTCATACGAGCACGTTGCTATTTTAGATGCATACAATCTTAATGGAAACCTTAATAAAATGGTATATTATCACATCATAAAACCTTATAAAAACTTTTTACACAACCATGCATCGTGAAGGTGttataccaccaaatcatagtATGTCAGATCTTTCGATTGTAGTATAAATTTGCTGTGTCCAAACCTATATATTGGGTGTTTCAAAGCatgatttatgttttattttgtttctatagaatattttggaaGCTTAGGGTAACATGGTTTCTAAAACTTGAACATAAAAggtaaaaggtaaaaaaaaagagatgaaTATtaaattggttaacttccagtgaAGGTTATTTTCTCATATGCaatgaaatatgatatgaaATTTTGTCTACACATTTTGTATTCATGACAAGTATTTCTACAtacgaaacaaagataaattctgcattTTTTGTGCAAAAGGTAGTATTACATCAAAACGAACGAAACgttaatattatatgtttgcttttttttttatatttttcctgTTGACCAAACTTCGAGTTATTTTTAACTACGGATTTTCTCATTCCAGGAACAGATTACCTAAGCTATATTTGACacatctttttggaattttgggtcttcaatgctgTTCGaccttgtacttgtttggtttcaTAACTGTTTTTAtctgatcgtcactgatgagtcttatgtagacgaaacgcgcgtctggcgtattaaatcataaccctggtacctttgattaataattataagcctgctacctttgataactattagaaatgtacttttatattgtttattttgtatttctcgAACTTGAatgttctttcatttatttgtactgtaacCCTGTCACGTAATGTTATCATTTTAGTGTtaatttaacattgtcataaaagcACGGATagggctagccacaaaaccaggttcaacccaccatttagTCTAAAACAAaatcctgtaccaagttaggtaAATGGTAATTGTTATCTTAGAGTTCGTTTCattgtgtgttgcattgtcgttttttGTTGAACttcaatgtttttgttgtttcgttgttttacTCTTGTGGTTGATCCTCGGTTTTTGTTTGTGGCCTGAATTTTTTCTCTCATTCGATTTGTGACTTTCGagcagcagtatactactgttgcatttatttgtaccgAACGTGTGATATGAACACATCCACGTCACTGAGACAGTCACTAAGCGATAGAAACTACTTTTACTTTCAATAAGGAGTCAACACGTTTTTCTCAAAGGCGGCAGGTGGTTTAAAGTTTGCATTAaaaggctcgcgggtataagattttcagaaaaaaattaaacattaatttttcataacaaattttatttattaccttgaGTAGTTGTTACTtcatcatatggtacaaaaatcattccaaaaaatcaatttgtgttggctccaggtgacttttaaaatgtagatatcattgaaaaagctccaaattatctccttttggtgcaaaaatgccattttttttattggtattaaaATTGTGATATCCTTTTTTAAGTGATCGGGGacctatatttttattgttgttttcgaataagcagtataaaaaataaataattgtaaaatttaagcgatttctgtattttaatttttcttgtatttcgatattaccgcttTTTCTTCTACTTGTTCAACAGAACAAAGGATATTAACAAAAGTGTATGCTTCTttaaggcagattgtgagcggaatctttttttttttttttttttttaagtttaagatacagttcatttaaagaaaaatatatagaaaagtcctatttttaaaaagcaaaatggatttagacccgcgagcccccttaagtaCCACAATATGAATATTTAACCAACACTATCAGAGATCTACCATGAACTCCACATCTTGACAAAATTTATTGACGTATTGTAAAACACTACCACTTACGAGTTTCCTGATTTGCACATATATTCTAGATAAGGTTTAAAAATATTGGCGAGATTTCAACCTATTTGAAAATAGATTGGTGGAATTTCAAATGGAAGTTATCAGatatacaaaaacaatcaaGGTTCTGTAACCAATGTGATTGATACTATATTATATAGgtttattgcatgaatattgtgGAATATTgtccgagtagaattttatataacacgcgcttgcgagtgcaatatatgatCTACGAGGGCCAATGCtacccaatattcatgcaataacccttttattgtaaagcaatataatatttaaaagtaaaacttggtttaaactaagattttgtcgttgaaGACGTCATAAAATTTGACGATTTATTGCACTATttcaatattagaatttattgaaagattacttttggttactttctaagggaaatattatatgtctattcaataatattaattattgaAACCTATAAAggggggacgaaagataccaaagtgacagtcaaactcatacattttaaaataaactgaaaatgccatggctaaaaatgaaaaagacaagcagacaaacaatagtacacatgacaaaacatagaataaacaacacgaaccccaccaaaaactataaTTAATCACTTTATTATCAATTATCTAATTTCAGCTCCGGTGTAAAGTTGAACCACAGTGTAGTATTGGTGATCCATTACCTGGATCACACAGTAATGGTTACTGGGTAGGAATAAAggtaaatattgacaaatatttagTTAATTAATTAATCTTGCTTGCTTAACTACAGGTTGCAAATATGATGCGACATTTATAACGACTGGGCATTTCTATTtctgttaataaaataaatgcctTTGATAGGAATGGAAGAAAGCTGTAAACAATATGACAATATTTGATTAGATAATCCTACGTTTGAACTGTATGAAGTGTAGAGATAATGGGAGTAGAAAATTAGCATGAAAAGAAATTAACactaaaacgaaaaaaatatttcatatagttAAAGTGATTTATCTGCATAAAGGGTTTACAAATATTACTCAAGAAATAAGTGATGCATGCCATACTTTAATTATTGTAGTTTTACATGAGAAGGCATTTATATTCGTGATTATCTTGGAGGGTGTTGTTAATAatttgtgtctgtttagttaacgcatcaatgtaaatatatataacggaatttgatgagactgttatcaAAGTGAGAGAGttagcgctttaaaaccaggtttaatccaccattttcaacatttgaaaatgcctgtaccaagtcaggaatatgacagttcttgtccatatgtttttgatgcgttttgttatttgattttgccatgtgatgatggactttccgaattgatttttctttaagttcagtatttttgtgattttactttttactcatTTCAATCATCGTTTGCTTCTGTAGATATCCCCACAAAGAATATCTCATACAGTAGAACAGAATATAACACTGGTATCAACATTACCAGTAATCAGTAGTGATGGGCTGCATATACTACATGTTGGTCCACAGATAGAGGGTACAGGTATTAGTAATTGCAAGATAACGTGTCAGAAATTCGTCACATTGAAAAGAGATGAACATATTTAAGCCCCTGGAATAGCAGTAGAACagtacaaaaaatacaaaaaagatatcTAAAGATGAACAAAGGCCCTGCAACAACAGACATATGTCTATGTATTATGCCGGTCTCTTAATCACTCGGGATTTAATAAAGAGATGTCAATCAATATATTTAACCAAATGCCTTGCCcttaaaaagaataatttgaCTATAATAGAAACAACTAATGACTAGGTGACTGTTTTGGAACCAGCAATTTAAATGATGCGGAGTAAAAGATTCCTCAACACATATACATGGCCTTTGATCCCTAGCACAAGATGTATTTTGTTCACATCAGACTGATCAGTGGCacttggttttaaaaaaaaaaagttgaaggcAAATTCATTAATAAGTCGAAGACCATTGCAACTTCATGTAAAGGGAAGACACTTTTGTTTCCAGTTCTCTTTGTAGCTTTAGCGTATAAAATGTTTGGTAAATTCAATAAGACGTcatatttgttaaaaagaaaatagagCGGAGTTGCCATTTTAACAATTTGACAGACCTATGAGAGACACGATGACAAATAGCAGCTTTAATAATTTTTACGGCCTAGAAAtagtgaatataaaaaaaggcaacagtagtataccgctgttcaaaactcataaatccatggacaaaaaacaaaatcggggtaacaaaccaaaaccgagggaaacgcgttaaaaataagaggagaacaacgacacaacaccgaaacgcaacacacacagagacggaccaagcatcagacaaaacaccacgagaataacaaatataacatgaaaaccaaataaatgattttgggatagacaagtaccgtgccacgtcgtatctcaatatctcaaaaataagagaaaacacaaacgactcaacgttaaaatgcaacacacacagaaacgaacaataatataacaatggtcatcttcctgacttggtacaggacacttttaaaggggaataaaagtggtgggttgaaattgagaatggagtAGCCGAAGCCCACTAGTATAAACTGTGTCTGACACAAACATGCTGTCTACAATAAAATTCAAAAGCTagataaataagtaaaagaattaaaaacgAAATTTCCGCTGCTGAATATAAAACTAGTTATCTTTTCTGTTTCAGGTCAGAATTTAACAGAGTGTAATTACACTTTTGAATTTGATCCGTTTACAAGAAAGTACACAAGTACGATACCTGTTCATATCAAGCCTCACTCATTTTACCAGAGTTCTGACAAGTTATTCTTTAGACAACTGAAGGATTTAAATTTTCCAATATTTCAGAACTACAATTTGCCAATTGTTCAGATAGGTGTgagtttttatttacattgacaataatacatttgagaaaaatttcaattcacaaaagacaaaatgcATACACTTATTCGTCTTTAAAACAATTAACGTTTTACATAACCTTAACAGAAGTATTTAACATAACAGATCATCATTTAAAAACAGCAATATTAAAGAACAAACTTTACTGTATTTTGTCCCCGTAGGGGATAATCCATACTTTTGTTTACATTCATCACAGAACTGACTGTTTGTCGTTGAATTCTAGTATTAgatgaaatttgaaacaaaatttaccaaaaagtTAAACCTGCACTCTTAcagatatttgaaaaacatattaaataaaaataccagGAGTAGGTctagtaagacccctttttggccccaaaatatagcagtttaacaaaattgttaaaatgtaaagcCTCGGTTTCACCTTAACGGAAAGCTCCAACGGATGCCTAACGGATAAccttttcaatccgttcatgtccgttagacgtccgttcttattcgttagacgtccgtccatatccgttgcatgtccgtttagcgtacgttttatccgtcgacgtccgttctgtccggtggaaatTTTTAAGCATGTTCAAGACTTTGAAAAGACGTCCAACGGATGAAATTTTCGTTGAATGTTCGATAgacgtccgttttgtacggtactcgtccgtttcgtttctGTTTCGTATCCGTTTGATGTCTGGcagataaattcaccaacgaACGTCTATCGGATGaaacggatgttgaacgaaTGTGAGACGGACTTTTACCGGACATATAACGGATAAAACAGttgatgaacggatctgaaccaaaaaaatgccaattgaaaatttcgtgTCAGCTATTGTAAATTAGATGTTTTTAAGGTTTATCAAGTCTTATTcttcataatcgatcttagagtaaGAGCATGTCTTCACAATCAAGCGTGTCTTATTCAGGCCAGACACTGCCCTTAAGCGGTATTTTTatgaacaaaccaaaaccagtaAAATAGAAACGCgatgtatatttattattattgtcacctttaatttttccgtatatcttgttcatccgttttatccggttcGCTTCTCTTAGGTGGtcgttttatgcggtactcgtccgttggatgaaCGTTcaacatccgttctgtccggtacttTTCCGTTTCTCGTACATTGCATATCCGgtgtgtgtccgttatgcatttGTTACGCGTCCGTTTTACTTGGTCAGTACATAACCGGACTAcaaacggataacaattttgtcaacggacaacttttattttcattcgtTGGGCGTCCattcgtgctatccggtaaggtgtgaccaagacttaaacttttagttatttattggatagtaaaatgcttatgctacataaatatgggcttttttgacaatacaatgcacatatatcgggtactagcaccattaagtcattcTAAATTACTGACattttcacaattctagcattttagttaaattttatacggtttccgtgtaaaacgaaagtgactgcattcgtgttcatccttattattgaaatgttagttgtatttgatgattataCATAACAcgtataaaggttgaggatggaCACGGATgtcactttcattttttgacaaaaaccatctgaaagtgacatttttctgcatatttggtatatttttcatatttgagcctGAATCGGAtagtttttaatgactaaattagttaaaatatttcacttaaagtatttaaatcaaatgaaatagacacctaagtgtttaaaaagaggtcaaaatctttcgtcagatgaacctaaAAGTTAAGGTCAAAATCGGGGACCGGACCAACTACTTTGTACACGCGTTTCGTCATCACAAGACTCATTTCTAACGATtgaatcatattttttgttaaaaaggccaaataaagtacgaagttaaaaaTCATTAAGAGCCTTAATTTTTGAAaggttttgaaaaattcaacttATATTTGACAGATACTAGAAATAACATGTATTATATCATCtatgaatattaatttgaaCTTTTGCCTTTTCGTAGAGCTACATTTCCAGCCATGATGTATCCCATAGGTGTGAACTTACGGAAGGACATGTAAAAGTGTTTGACAACTCGTAAGCATTTACTTACCATTTTAAGAATATTGtagattatttttatatgaagagAGATATCATAAAGTCTTTGCAAATACGccgttttataatttaaagaaGAGTCGGAAATGTCAGTGtttgtatatgaaaaagaaaattacgTCATGACACACGTTTAATTTCTAGATTTAAGACATTAGTAGCCAATCCCAACGTTTGCATCTGGAAAATATTATTAGGAATGTATCATAGTCTGAAACGACGATTTCATCTTAATAAATTAatccattgattttttttaataaaaaacaacatgaaaCGAATTACTTGAGATTATGAATAGAATTACATATAAGAGTATATTGAGCGATAcaaaataacaatcaaaacatgatttatacAAATGTGAGGTATGCAGAAATAAAAATCCCATAATGACTCTTAAACTGAACAAGtgtgttattttttgtaaaacaaacttGTCGATCTGCCTATCTTTTAAACAGTAGAAGTCAATATTTACCCTTACGAAATTTAGTATATGTAATTAACCTGTGTCATTGCATGGTAAagagaaaaaatatgtatgacaTATTATGTAGGATGGGGGGGGGTTATTTCGTTGTGTTAAGGACCCATTTGTTAACTTATGTTGGTTGTTTTTGCTCTTTGACATAtatcccatttccattctcaattttatgatgatTCTTCATGTAGTACATTGCATAGCCAGTTGAAGGGTTGAAATAGATATCTAATATAATTTGGAATAACCATGTACGAGTTGTTTTACATAAACTCACTAACCTCTCTCCGACTCATTTTAAAAAGACTTAAGTAAGGAAATACGAAAGGAACATGATCCTACATGCAGGACTAACAGTCATTTCAAATTGTAATTTACTATCACTGTTTGCTAAATCAACTTTATTTGtggtttattcttttttattctatagaaaaaaatagattgcatttcttttctttttaaagacaAAGAAAATGTAACTCTATTGCCtctctttttctctttttaataGGACACTAGATGCCTCAgcatattcatatttagaactttacaaaacaaattctACACCCACGATTGAGGTAAGTATAATAGAACCTAGCATTAACTTACCATAGTTTTACggaattttcttttatatcaaGTATCACTGAAGCAAACATTACGTCAAGAACCTCGACTTTATCTGTTCCTAGTTATAATTTTGATGTCACGCAATATGTATGTTTCAG
Proteins encoded:
- the LOC134705164 gene encoding uncharacterized protein LOC134705164 isoform X2, with the protein product MMIYLVFITVTLISSAACEKLCLYCDHVPIPQDCSRVVECGAHEDCYVEKFVTPDGYKYYSLGCRDIDKCSGVSAIGKRSSGSLVLRDNFPVEEANDNGDTSFCRACCNGKAICNVDNLCGSPEPNTYGGHICFHCAQVEHPGKCNQITLCGQGQSCKVVQYINRFSKRPNYSSGCEERDECNLLNDSTECCDSDFCNDNLPCKVRLNDNPVLSIPYVNQDRDVKFNCTFRSSTSRIDVVYNVSWTVDGHPLKNRNGIDEFTVLSSYEHVAILDAYNLNGNLNKMLRCKVEPQCSIGDPLPGSHSNGYWVGIKISPQRISHTVEQNITLVSTLPVISSDGLHILHVGPQIEGTGQNLTECNYTFEFDPFTRKYTSTIPVHIKPHSFYQSSDKLFFRQLKDLNFPIFQNYNLPIVQIGSYISSHDVSHRCELTEGHVKVFDNSTLDASAYSYLELYKTNSTPTIEVQVKRQPCGYKNCS